A genomic region of Candidatus Eisenbacteria bacterium contains the following coding sequences:
- a CDS encoding tetratricopeptide repeat protein, whose protein sequence is MSSSFSTTPAREKSSTERPPAASRREGGTRGSPGRGRTALTWFLLAVWAVLIAFGLISMTDPKWLDKYAQAGKEGEAAAYKHYGDTELKKGNYRVAIAQYKRSLEIRSDQADVLVNLGITYLKSGDLSRGEEALQKAKRMEITPIVGRSLHYYLAELNEKHGRRDEAIRNLEDALAAGIRPDVAYRKLGTIYLARDDYQRAREFFENALAGQQDLAEPYLGLLRRCEEGAAEDAETRAWLASEQSRTISESDLGRYDLESIRQMHARDPELAKTHNHLGLISYKLGDLDGAIEHFERSATIWPGNVDATRNLQTLKAMRLRGGS, encoded by the coding sequence GTGTCCTCTTCGTTCTCCACAACACCTGCTAGGGAGAAGTCATCTACGGAGCGCCCGCCCGCCGCTTCTCGCCGGGAAGGAGGGACTCGGGGCTCCCCCGGGCGCGGGCGCACGGCCCTCACCTGGTTTCTCCTCGCGGTCTGGGCCGTTCTGATCGCCTTTGGCCTGATCTCGATGACCGATCCCAAGTGGCTCGACAAGTACGCGCAGGCCGGCAAGGAGGGGGAGGCTGCCGCCTATAAGCACTACGGCGACACGGAGCTCAAGAAGGGCAACTACCGGGTCGCCATCGCCCAGTACAAGCGCTCCCTCGAGATCCGCTCCGATCAGGCCGATGTCCTCGTGAATCTGGGGATCACCTATCTCAAGTCGGGCGATCTGTCGCGCGGGGAGGAGGCGCTGCAGAAAGCCAAGAGGATGGAAATCACCCCCATTGTTGGTCGGTCGCTCCACTACTACCTCGCCGAGTTGAACGAGAAGCATGGCCGCAGGGACGAGGCGATTCGAAACCTCGAAGACGCCCTGGCGGCGGGTATCCGGCCGGATGTGGCCTACAGGAAGCTCGGGACGATCTACCTGGCGCGCGACGACTACCAGCGCGCGCGGGAGTTCTTCGAGAACGCGCTCGCGGGGCAGCAGGATCTGGCCGAGCCTTACCTGGGGCTTCTCCGCCGCTGCGAGGAGGGGGCCGCGGAGGACGCCGAGACCCGGGCATGGCTTGCGTCCGAGCAGTCGCGGACGATCTCCGAGTCCGACCTGGGCCGCTATGACCTGGAGTCGATTCGACAGATGCATGCTCGCGACCCGGAGCTGGCGAAGACCCACAACCACCTGGGATTGATCTCCTACAAGCTGGGGGATCTTGACGGCGCGATCGAGCACTTCGAGCGGTCGGCTACGATTTGGCCGGGCAATGTCGATGCCACCCGTAACCTGCAGACCCTGAAGGCGATGCGCTTGAGGGGCGGCTCCTGA